The Primulina eburnea isolate SZY01 chromosome 13, ASM2296580v1, whole genome shotgun sequence genome includes a region encoding these proteins:
- the LOC140810248 gene encoding zinc finger BED domain-containing protein RICESLEEPER 3-like: MDVSSQTPTADVDVDELKNPKNDEGSTKPKRRRETSDIWMYFKKIKGIDGLDKAECKGCKKQYQCGTKQHGTSTLWRHQKTCSKLKFHDVGQMILDQDGKMRSKKIDQKIARELLACAIIRHDLSFSFVEYDGIRAWMKYINPDVPCISRNTLVCDIKRIYLREKKKLKHVLPTI, translated from the coding sequence ATGGACGTTTCTTCTCAAACTCCAACTGCTGATGTGGATGTTGATGAACTGAAAAATCCTAAGAATGATGAGGGTTCAACTAAACCAAAAAGACGTAGAGAAACTTCTGATATTTGGATGTATTTTAAGAAAATCAAAGGGATTGATGGTTTAGATAAAGCTGAATGTAAGGGATGTAAAAAACAATATCAATGTGGGACTAAACAGCATGGAACTTCTACGTTGTGGCGTCATCAGAAAACTTGTAGCAAATTGAAGTTCCATGATGTAGGACAAATGATTCTTGATCAAGATGGGAAGATGAGGTCTAAGAAAATAGACCAAAAAATTGCACGTGAATTATTGGCTTGTGCAATCATTAGACATGATTTATCATTTTCGTTTGTTGAGTATGATGGTATTAGAGCTTGGATGAAATACATAAATCCCGATGTTCCTTGTATTTCTAGAAACACTCTTGTTTGTGATATTAAAAGAATCTATTTGAGGGAAAAAAAGAAACTTAAGCATGTTTTGCCTACTATTTAG